A genomic region of Colletes latitarsis isolate SP2378_abdomen chromosome 7, iyColLati1, whole genome shotgun sequence contains the following coding sequences:
- the Trpm gene encoding transient receptor potential cation channel, subfamily M isoform X5 — protein MAIGSIICGASTPKMKRKKAKATERSWIEATFQKRECSKFIPSAKDEHRFMQVQGDKNAEYDVITTSRCCCGYSYTHHCGTGADVQSYTASNTKEKDREQWSPGKNTRPFPTDAYGTIEFQGGPHPTKAQYVRLAHDTRPEPIVQLLCREWNLGLPKLLITVHGGRPNFDLQPSLKKVLRKGLLKAAKTTGAWIFTGGTNTGVTRQVGDALLLERSQRQGRVVSIGIAPWGILDKSHELVSRGGEVPYDCLSSPWSKYAVLNNRHAYFLLVDNGTGGRYGAEIVLRRKLEKYISNLKLQPYTHSSIPVVALVIEGGTNTIRSVLEYVTDDPPVPVVVCDGSGRAADLIAFMHKYASEGDGENGDNEGPLESMREHVLETIKRTFKVSTEPACQLYSELLQCTRKKHLITVFRITQDRPQELDQTILTALFKSKQLSPAEQLSLSLIWNRVDIARSEIFVYGQKWPPGALEQAMMQALQHDRIDFVKLLLENGVSMRKFLSIPRLEELYNTKEGPSNTLGYILRDVRPNIPRGYMYTLHDIGLVINKLMGGAYRSQYTRRRFRVIYTKVMKRSGAHQQHMHRNSCAWGGATRYYSGSGNKQESSTISLLAETLPANRDTPLFDYPFNELLIWAVLTKRQQMALLMWQHGEEALAKSLVALKLYKAMAHEAAEDDLETEVYDELRNYGKEFENIALELLDYCYRQDDDQTQQLLTSELQNWSGQTCLSLAVTANHRPLLAHTCSQIILADLWMGGLRTRKNTNLKVVLGLVCPFYIARLEFKSREELQLMPQTQEEHLIALEDEKEDSDSEHGAPTGPDVELSSRKTSVYSVSESVPALISNEHTTTVVKETIVQENGKVLTDNDDGVHRSYGIHSDYYDTKTSRPLRLKKKLYEFYTAPITKFWANAIAYIIFLVLFSYCILIHMDDHPSLAEIYAITYVCTLGCEKVREIATSEPATLSHKFSVWAWNMWNPCDAAAIIFFQIGLALRLRHSTLDVGRVIYCVDCIYWYLRIFNILGVNKYFGPLVTMMGKMVKNMIYFVVLLLVVLMSFGVTRQAILNPNAEPKLKIIRDIFMEPYFMLYGEVYADNIDPDCGDEPGMIPCLPGRWITPAVMSIYLLVANILLINLLIAVFNNIFNEVNAVAHQVWMFQRFTVVMEYEQKPVLPPPLIVVCHIYLLVKYLLRYVTQGKASAGETYDNGLKLFLEVDDMERLYDFEEDCVEGYFREQELKLQMSTEERVKVTTERVENMHQKIEDIDKKEHTQNASLQAVEFRIRKLEELNEQTLAHLGVIHRFMATHMPNIETLSGFDVEGRVRRVSERSEVLSETDSHTQLPTIALKRKRLMRSLTDGTFLNMGQPLDDDVLKHSEVATSRENLSRNESSVSGDGQIVQDDMKTTTSQETEVSKGDGEGETIKKESQTDSREPSMDPSVEPSREPSSRELSTDPSRQTSRELSRETSREATSREATSKEPSREASSEAPASEPTRQDSTERPTRQNSRTRSESDDVMVLPSRGVTWAEPRVAVIPSVSSTSSTQRSILLAMRAEYTSITDELESYCGLLSPPRTPPISPPPSRARHHTGMSNAEMAWQIENEHLRDAEECDYQQMEDLIQRRYIGDDDEPVHTSDEASGGGPFFISNEHRHQLRRSSAIDEESRRPAPTISVTREIEQTLSRPPIRDSESSDPNDKNLSTVPAPASETMC, from the exons ATGGCAATTGGAAGTATTATCTGTGGAGCAAGCACTCCTAAAATGAAGAgaaaaaaggcaaag GCAACCGAACGCAGTTGGATAGAGGCGACATTTCAAAAAAGGGAATGTTCGAAGTTTATTCCGAGCGCTAAAGATGAGCACAG GTTTATGCAAGTACAGGGAGATAAGAATGCAGAGTATGATGTGATCACCACTTCCAG ATGTTGTTGCGGATATTCTTATACTCATCACTGCGGAACCGGTGCAGACGTACAAAGTTATACTGCTAGTAATACCAAAGAAAAAGATCGAGAGCAATGGTCACCTGGTAAAAATACACGGCCGTTTCCAACCGATGCGTACGGTACAATTGAATTTCAAGGCGGGCCGCATCCAACGAAAGCACAG TACGTGAGACTAGCCCACGATACGAGGCCAGAGCCAATAGTACAATTACTGTGTAGAGAATGGAACTTAGGATTACCGAAATTGCTGATCACTGTACACGGTGGTCGTCCAAATTTTGACCTTCAGCCTAGTTTGAAGAAAGTTTTGAGAAAAGGTTTATTGAAGGCTGCAAAAACAACTGGCGCATGGATTTTCACAGGCGGAACTAATACAG GTGTTACGAGGCAGGTAGGAGACGCATTGCTGTTGGAAAGATCTCAAAGGCAGGGACGCGTTGTGAGCATAGGCATAGCgccatgggggattttagataaAAGCCATGAGCTTGTGAGCCGCGGAGGCGAAGTACCTTATGATTGCCTTTCGTCTCCATg GTCCAAATATGCGGTTCTAAATAATCGACACGCGTATTTTTTATTGGTGGACAATGGTACTGGCGGTCGTTATGGCGCGGAGATCGTGTTGCGTAGGAAGTTAGAGAAATATATTTCCAATTTAAAATTACAGCCAT ATACGCACAGCAGCATCCCTGTCGTGGCATTAGTGATCGAGGGAGGAACAAACACAATACGTTCGGTATTAGAGTATGTTACGGATGATCCACCTGTTCCTGTAGTGGTTTGCGATGGCTCGGGCCGTGCAGCTGATCTCATCGCTTTCATGCACAA aTACGCGTCGGAAGGAGATGGAGAGAACGGGGATAACGAGGGACCATTAGAGAGTATGAGAGAACATGTTTTGGAAACTATAAAGCGCACCTTTAAAGTTTCTACCGAACCAGCATGCCAATTGTACTCGGAACTTCTGCAGTGTACGCGTAAAAAACACTTG ATAACAGTATTTAGGATAACTCAAGATCGTCCCCAAGAACTTGACCAAACAATATTGACAGCATTGTTCAAGTCCAAGCAATTGTCACCGGCCGAACAGCTATCGTTATCCTTGATTTGGAACAGAGTGGACATAGCACGCAGCGAAATATTCGTTTACGGGCAGAAATGGCCGCCGGGTGCTTTGGAACAAGCTATGATGCAAGCTTTGCAACACGATAGAATCGATTTTGTAAAACTGCTTTTGGAGAATGGCGTCTCTATGCGAAAGTTCTTATCGATACCGCGTCTTGAAGAGCTTTATAATACC AAAGAAGGTCCTTCGAATACACTGGGCTACATTCTGCGCGACGTCCGACCAAATATTCCGCGTGGTTACATGTACACGTTACACGACATCGGGCTcgtgataaataaattaatggGAGGGGCGTACCGTTCTCAATACACTCGCAGAAGATTTCGCGTCATCTACACCAAAGTGATGAAAAGATCGGGTGCTCATCAACAGCACATGCATCGAAACAGCTGTGCATGGGGTGGCGCTACCCGTTACTATTCAGGATCCGGTAACAAACAAGAGAGTTCGACGATAAGTTTGCTCGCTGAAACGTTGCCGGCTAATCGCGATACACCTCTTTTCGATTACCCTTTTAACGAGCTGCTTATTTGGGCCGTTCTGACGAAGCGCCAGCAAATGGCGTTGCTGATGTGGCAGCACGGCGAAGAAGCTTTGGCGAAGTCGCTGGTCGCCCTCAAATTATACAAAGCCATGGCGCACGAAGCCGCCGAGGACGACCTCGAAACGGAAGTGTACGACGAGTTACGAAATTACGGAAAGGAATTCGAGAACATTG CGTTAGAATTGTTAGATTACTGCTATCGCCAGGACGATGATCAGACGCAGCAGCTTTTGACCTCCGAACTTCAGAATTGGTCCGGACAGACGTGTCTTTCCCTAGCTGTTACAGCTAATCATCGTCCGTTGTTGGCGCATACTTGCAGTCAAATCATTTTAGCTGATCTATGGATGGGCGGTCTTCGGACAAGAAAGAACACAAATTTGAAG gtTGTACTCGGGCTAGTCTGTCCATTTTACATAGCACGTTTGGAATTCAAAAGTCGCGAGGAGTTACAATTAATGCCGCAAACCCAAGAGGAGCATTTGATCGCTCTCGAGGATGAAAAGGAGGACAGCGATTCCGAGCACGGCGCGCCAACCGGTCCTGACGTCGAG TTATCATCAAGGAAAACTTCTGTTTATTCAGTATCGGAATCCGTACCG GCCTTGATCAGCAACGAACACACTACAACAGTGGTGAAAGAAACGATCGTGCAAGAAAATGGGAAAGTTCTGACGGACAATGACGATGGCGTTCATCGTTCTTATGGCATTCACTCCGACTATTATGATACTAAGACCAGCCGGCCGTTGCGACTGAAGAAAAAATTATATGAATTTTATACGGCCCCTATCACTAAATTTTGGGCGAACGCT ATAGCGTATATTATTTTTTTGGTactcttctcatactgcattcttatacACATGGATGATCATCCATCGCTGGCAGAGATCTATGCAATCACGTATGTCTGCACATTGGGATGCGAGAAAGTACGCGAAATCGCAACATCCGAGCCGGCCACACTTTCACACAAATTTAGCGTGTGGGCATGGAACATGTGGAATCCTTGCGACGCGGCTgctattattttttttcaaatcgGTCTGGCCTTACGTTTGCGACATTCTACGCTCGACGTTGGTCGTGTCATCTACTGCGTTGATTGCATTTATTGGTATTTGCGGATATTCAATATCCTTGGTGTAAATAAATACTTTG GTCCATTGGTTACCATGATGGGAAAGATGGTAAAAAACATGATATACTTTGTAGTGCTCTTGCTAGTCGTATTGATGAGCTTTGGCGTAACACGGCAAGCTATTTTAAATCCCAATGCTGAGCCTAAATTAAAAATCATTCGAGAC ATATTCATGGAGCCATATTTCATGCTATACGGAGAAGTGTACGCAGACAACATAGACCCTGATTGCGGAGACGAACCGGGAATGATACCATGTCTTCCAGGCCGTTGGATCACACCTGCTGTAATGTCTATTTATCTTTTAGTCGCAAACATTTTGCTGATAAACCTTCTGATTGCGGTTTTTAACAATATTTTCAATGAGGTAAACGCGGTGGCGCACCAAGTTTGGATGTTCCAACGTTTTACTGTTGTTATGGAGTATGAACAGAAACCAGTTTTACCTCCTCCGCTCATTGTAGTTTGTCACATATATCTGCTGGTGAAATATTTGCTGCGATATGTGACGCAAGGCAAAGCAAGTGCGGGTGAAACGTACGACAACGGGCTTAAGTTGTTCCTAGAGGTCGACGACATGGAGCGTCTCTACGATTTTGAAGAAGACTGCGTCGAAGGATACTTTCGCGAGCAAGAACTGAAGCTGCAGATGTCAACGGAGGAGAGAGTGAAGGTTACGACGGAAAGGGTCGAGAATATGCATCAGAAGATAGAAGACATTGATAAGAAGGAACACACGCAGAATGCTTCGCTGCAG GCGGTGGAATTTCGCATCCGTAAGCTGGAGGAGTTGAACGAGCAGACATTGGCTCACCTGGGTGTCATCCATCGGTTCATGGCGACGCACATGCCCAACATAGAAACGTTATCCGGCTTCGACGTGGAAGGACGCGTACGCCGAGTGTCGGAGCGTTCGGAAGTTCTGTCAGAAACGGATTCTCACACGCAACTACCGACCATTGCCCTTAAACGCAAGAGGCTGATGCGATCGTTGACCGACGGGACGTTCCTCAACATGGGTCAGCCGTTGGACGACGACGTGCTGAAACATTCAGAGGTAGCCACGTCCCGCGAGAATCTTAGCAGAAACGAATCGTCCGTAAGCGGGGACGGGCAGATCGTTCAGGACGACATGAAGACAACGACCAGCCAGGAAACCGAGGTGAGCAAAGGCGACGGCGAAGGGGAAACTATAAAGAAGGAATCGCAGACGGACAGCAGAGAACCGAGCATGGATCCCAGTGTCGAGCCAAGCAGAGAACCGAGCAGCAGAGAGTTAAGCACAGACCCGAGTAGACAAACGAGCAGGGAACTGAGCAGAGAGACGAGCAGAGAAGCGACCAGCAGAGAGGCTACCAGCAAAGAACCAAGCAGAGAAGCGAGCAGCGAGGCTCCTGCTTCGGAACCGACCAGACAAGACTCGACGGAACGTCCCACGCGGCAAAACAGCAGAACACGCTCAGAGTCCGACGACGTGATGGTGTTACCCTCGAGAGGTGTCACCTGGGCTGAACCACGAGTCGCGGTGATTCCATCCGTGTCGTCGACGAGCAGCACCCAACGTTCGATTCTGCTGGCGATGCGCGCCGAATACACCAGCATAACGGACGAGTTGGAGAGTTACTGCGGCCTTCTCAGTCCGCCGCGAACGCCACCGATTTCGCCGCCTCCTTCGAGGGCCAGGCACCACACCGGCATGTCGAACGCGGAGATGGCCTGGCAGATCGAGAACGAACATCTGCGCGACGCCGAGGAATGCGATTACCAGCAGATGGAAGATCTGATACAGAGAAGATACATAGGCGACGACGACGAGCCCGTGCACACGTCGGACGAAGCAAGCGGCGGCGGGCCATTCTTCATATCGAACGAGCACAGACACCAGCTACGCAGATCGTCCGCCATCGACGAGGAATCTCGTAGGCCGGCGCCTACTATCAGTGTGACGAGAGAGATCGAACAAACGCTTTCACGGCCGCCGATCCGCGACTCCGAAAGTTCCGATCCGAACGACAAGAACCTGAGTACCGTACCTGCTCCAGCTTCGGAGACCATGTGCTGA
- the Trpm gene encoding transient receptor potential cation channel, subfamily M isoform X7: MAIGSIICGASTPKMKRKKAKATERSWIEATFQKRECSKFIPSAKDEHRFMQVQGDKNAEYDVITTSRCCCGYSYTHHCGTGADVQSYTASNTKEKDREQWSPGKNTRPFPTDAYGTIEFQGGPHPTKAQYVRLAHDTRPEPIVQLLCREWNLGLPKLLITVHGGRPNFDLQPSLKKVLRKGLLKAAKTTGAWIFTGGTNTGVTRQVGDALLLERSQRQGRVVSIGIAPWGILDKSHELVSRGGEVPYDCLSSPWSKYAVLNNRHAYFLLVDNGTGGRYGAEIVLRRKLEKYISNLKLQPYTHSSIPVVALVIEGGTNTIRSVLEYVTDDPPVPVVVCDGSGRAADLIAFMHKYASEGDGENGDNEGPLESMREHVLETIKRTFKVSTEPACQLYSELLQCTRKKHLITVFRITQDRPQELDQTILTALFKSKQLSPAEQLSLSLIWNRVDIARSEIFVYGQKWPPGALEQAMMQALQHDRIDFVKLLLENGVSMRKFLSIPRLEELYNTKEGPSNTLGYILRDVRPNIPRGYMYTLHDIGLVINKLMGGAYRSQYTRRRFRVIYTKVMKRSGAHQQHMHRNSCAWGGATRYYSGSGNKQESSTISLLAETLPANRDTPLFDYPFNELLIWAVLTKRQQMALLMWQHGEEALAKSLVALKLYKAMAHEAAEDDLETEVYDELRNYGKEFENIALELLDYCYRQDDDQTQQLLTSELQNWSGQTCLSLAVTANHRPLLAHTCSQIILADLWMGGLRTRKNTNLKVVLGLVCPFYIARLEFKSREELQLMPQTQEEHLIALEDEKEDSDSEHGAPTGPDVEALISNEHTTTVVKETIVQENGKVLTDNDDGVHRSYGIHSDYYDTKTSRPLRLKKKLYEFYTAPITKFWANAIAYIIFLVLFSYCILIHMDDHPSLAEIYAITYVCTLGCEKVREIATSEPATLSHKFSVWAWNMWNPCDAAAIIFFQIGLALRLRHSTLDVGRVIYCVDCIYWYLRIFNILGVNKYFGPLVTMMGKMVKNMIYFVVLLLVVLMSFGVTRQAILNPNAEPKLKIIRDIFMEPYFMLYGEVYADNIDPDCGDEPGMIPCLPGRWITPAVMSIYLLVANILLINLLIAVFNNIFNEVNAVAHQVWMFQRFTVVMEYEQKPVLPPPLIVVCHIYLLVKYLLRYVTQGKASAGETYDNGLKLFLEVDDMERLYDFEEDCVEGYFREQELKLQMSTEERVKVTTERVENMHQKIEDIDKKEHTQNASLQAVEFRIRKLEELNEQTLAHLGVIHRFMATHMPNIETLSGFDVEGRVRRVSERSEVLSETDSHTQLPTIALKRKRLMRSLTDGTFLNMGQPLDDDVLKHSEVATSRENLSRNESSVSGDGQIVQDDMKTTTSQETEVSKGDGEGETIKKESQTDSREPSMDPSVEPSREPSSRELSTDPSRQTSRELSRETSREATSREATSKEPSREASSEAPASEPTRQDSTERPTRQNSRTRSESDDVMVLPSRGVTWAEPRVAVIPSVSSTSSTQRSILLAMRAEYTSITDELESYCGLLSPPRTPPISPPPSRARHHTGMSNAEMAWQIENEHLRDAEECDYQQMEDLIQRRYIGDDDEPVHTSDEASGGGPFFISNEHRHQLRRSSAIDEESRRPAPTISVTREIEQTLSRPPIRDSESSDPNDKNLSTVPAPASETMC, translated from the exons ATGGCAATTGGAAGTATTATCTGTGGAGCAAGCACTCCTAAAATGAAGAgaaaaaaggcaaag GCAACCGAACGCAGTTGGATAGAGGCGACATTTCAAAAAAGGGAATGTTCGAAGTTTATTCCGAGCGCTAAAGATGAGCACAG GTTTATGCAAGTACAGGGAGATAAGAATGCAGAGTATGATGTGATCACCACTTCCAG ATGTTGTTGCGGATATTCTTATACTCATCACTGCGGAACCGGTGCAGACGTACAAAGTTATACTGCTAGTAATACCAAAGAAAAAGATCGAGAGCAATGGTCACCTGGTAAAAATACACGGCCGTTTCCAACCGATGCGTACGGTACAATTGAATTTCAAGGCGGGCCGCATCCAACGAAAGCACAG TACGTGAGACTAGCCCACGATACGAGGCCAGAGCCAATAGTACAATTACTGTGTAGAGAATGGAACTTAGGATTACCGAAATTGCTGATCACTGTACACGGTGGTCGTCCAAATTTTGACCTTCAGCCTAGTTTGAAGAAAGTTTTGAGAAAAGGTTTATTGAAGGCTGCAAAAACAACTGGCGCATGGATTTTCACAGGCGGAACTAATACAG GTGTTACGAGGCAGGTAGGAGACGCATTGCTGTTGGAAAGATCTCAAAGGCAGGGACGCGTTGTGAGCATAGGCATAGCgccatgggggattttagataaAAGCCATGAGCTTGTGAGCCGCGGAGGCGAAGTACCTTATGATTGCCTTTCGTCTCCATg GTCCAAATATGCGGTTCTAAATAATCGACACGCGTATTTTTTATTGGTGGACAATGGTACTGGCGGTCGTTATGGCGCGGAGATCGTGTTGCGTAGGAAGTTAGAGAAATATATTTCCAATTTAAAATTACAGCCAT ATACGCACAGCAGCATCCCTGTCGTGGCATTAGTGATCGAGGGAGGAACAAACACAATACGTTCGGTATTAGAGTATGTTACGGATGATCCACCTGTTCCTGTAGTGGTTTGCGATGGCTCGGGCCGTGCAGCTGATCTCATCGCTTTCATGCACAA aTACGCGTCGGAAGGAGATGGAGAGAACGGGGATAACGAGGGACCATTAGAGAGTATGAGAGAACATGTTTTGGAAACTATAAAGCGCACCTTTAAAGTTTCTACCGAACCAGCATGCCAATTGTACTCGGAACTTCTGCAGTGTACGCGTAAAAAACACTTG ATAACAGTATTTAGGATAACTCAAGATCGTCCCCAAGAACTTGACCAAACAATATTGACAGCATTGTTCAAGTCCAAGCAATTGTCACCGGCCGAACAGCTATCGTTATCCTTGATTTGGAACAGAGTGGACATAGCACGCAGCGAAATATTCGTTTACGGGCAGAAATGGCCGCCGGGTGCTTTGGAACAAGCTATGATGCAAGCTTTGCAACACGATAGAATCGATTTTGTAAAACTGCTTTTGGAGAATGGCGTCTCTATGCGAAAGTTCTTATCGATACCGCGTCTTGAAGAGCTTTATAATACC AAAGAAGGTCCTTCGAATACACTGGGCTACATTCTGCGCGACGTCCGACCAAATATTCCGCGTGGTTACATGTACACGTTACACGACATCGGGCTcgtgataaataaattaatggGAGGGGCGTACCGTTCTCAATACACTCGCAGAAGATTTCGCGTCATCTACACCAAAGTGATGAAAAGATCGGGTGCTCATCAACAGCACATGCATCGAAACAGCTGTGCATGGGGTGGCGCTACCCGTTACTATTCAGGATCCGGTAACAAACAAGAGAGTTCGACGATAAGTTTGCTCGCTGAAACGTTGCCGGCTAATCGCGATACACCTCTTTTCGATTACCCTTTTAACGAGCTGCTTATTTGGGCCGTTCTGACGAAGCGCCAGCAAATGGCGTTGCTGATGTGGCAGCACGGCGAAGAAGCTTTGGCGAAGTCGCTGGTCGCCCTCAAATTATACAAAGCCATGGCGCACGAAGCCGCCGAGGACGACCTCGAAACGGAAGTGTACGACGAGTTACGAAATTACGGAAAGGAATTCGAGAACATTG CGTTAGAATTGTTAGATTACTGCTATCGCCAGGACGATGATCAGACGCAGCAGCTTTTGACCTCCGAACTTCAGAATTGGTCCGGACAGACGTGTCTTTCCCTAGCTGTTACAGCTAATCATCGTCCGTTGTTGGCGCATACTTGCAGTCAAATCATTTTAGCTGATCTATGGATGGGCGGTCTTCGGACAAGAAAGAACACAAATTTGAAG gtTGTACTCGGGCTAGTCTGTCCATTTTACATAGCACGTTTGGAATTCAAAAGTCGCGAGGAGTTACAATTAATGCCGCAAACCCAAGAGGAGCATTTGATCGCTCTCGAGGATGAAAAGGAGGACAGCGATTCCGAGCACGGCGCGCCAACCGGTCCTGACGTCGAG GCCTTGATCAGCAACGAACACACTACAACAGTGGTGAAAGAAACGATCGTGCAAGAAAATGGGAAAGTTCTGACGGACAATGACGATGGCGTTCATCGTTCTTATGGCATTCACTCCGACTATTATGATACTAAGACCAGCCGGCCGTTGCGACTGAAGAAAAAATTATATGAATTTTATACGGCCCCTATCACTAAATTTTGGGCGAACGCT ATAGCGTATATTATTTTTTTGGTactcttctcatactgcattcttatacACATGGATGATCATCCATCGCTGGCAGAGATCTATGCAATCACGTATGTCTGCACATTGGGATGCGAGAAAGTACGCGAAATCGCAACATCCGAGCCGGCCACACTTTCACACAAATTTAGCGTGTGGGCATGGAACATGTGGAATCCTTGCGACGCGGCTgctattattttttttcaaatcgGTCTGGCCTTACGTTTGCGACATTCTACGCTCGACGTTGGTCGTGTCATCTACTGCGTTGATTGCATTTATTGGTATTTGCGGATATTCAATATCCTTGGTGTAAATAAATACTTTG GTCCATTGGTTACCATGATGGGAAAGATGGTAAAAAACATGATATACTTTGTAGTGCTCTTGCTAGTCGTATTGATGAGCTTTGGCGTAACACGGCAAGCTATTTTAAATCCCAATGCTGAGCCTAAATTAAAAATCATTCGAGAC ATATTCATGGAGCCATATTTCATGCTATACGGAGAAGTGTACGCAGACAACATAGACCCTGATTGCGGAGACGAACCGGGAATGATACCATGTCTTCCAGGCCGTTGGATCACACCTGCTGTAATGTCTATTTATCTTTTAGTCGCAAACATTTTGCTGATAAACCTTCTGATTGCGGTTTTTAACAATATTTTCAATGAGGTAAACGCGGTGGCGCACCAAGTTTGGATGTTCCAACGTTTTACTGTTGTTATGGAGTATGAACAGAAACCAGTTTTACCTCCTCCGCTCATTGTAGTTTGTCACATATATCTGCTGGTGAAATATTTGCTGCGATATGTGACGCAAGGCAAAGCAAGTGCGGGTGAAACGTACGACAACGGGCTTAAGTTGTTCCTAGAGGTCGACGACATGGAGCGTCTCTACGATTTTGAAGAAGACTGCGTCGAAGGATACTTTCGCGAGCAAGAACTGAAGCTGCAGATGTCAACGGAGGAGAGAGTGAAGGTTACGACGGAAAGGGTCGAGAATATGCATCAGAAGATAGAAGACATTGATAAGAAGGAACACACGCAGAATGCTTCGCTGCAG GCGGTGGAATTTCGCATCCGTAAGCTGGAGGAGTTGAACGAGCAGACATTGGCTCACCTGGGTGTCATCCATCGGTTCATGGCGACGCACATGCCCAACATAGAAACGTTATCCGGCTTCGACGTGGAAGGACGCGTACGCCGAGTGTCGGAGCGTTCGGAAGTTCTGTCAGAAACGGATTCTCACACGCAACTACCGACCATTGCCCTTAAACGCAAGAGGCTGATGCGATCGTTGACCGACGGGACGTTCCTCAACATGGGTCAGCCGTTGGACGACGACGTGCTGAAACATTCAGAGGTAGCCACGTCCCGCGAGAATCTTAGCAGAAACGAATCGTCCGTAAGCGGGGACGGGCAGATCGTTCAGGACGACATGAAGACAACGACCAGCCAGGAAACCGAGGTGAGCAAAGGCGACGGCGAAGGGGAAACTATAAAGAAGGAATCGCAGACGGACAGCAGAGAACCGAGCATGGATCCCAGTGTCGAGCCAAGCAGAGAACCGAGCAGCAGAGAGTTAAGCACAGACCCGAGTAGACAAACGAGCAGGGAACTGAGCAGAGAGACGAGCAGAGAAGCGACCAGCAGAGAGGCTACCAGCAAAGAACCAAGCAGAGAAGCGAGCAGCGAGGCTCCTGCTTCGGAACCGACCAGACAAGACTCGACGGAACGTCCCACGCGGCAAAACAGCAGAACACGCTCAGAGTCCGACGACGTGATGGTGTTACCCTCGAGAGGTGTCACCTGGGCTGAACCACGAGTCGCGGTGATTCCATCCGTGTCGTCGACGAGCAGCACCCAACGTTCGATTCTGCTGGCGATGCGCGCCGAATACACCAGCATAACGGACGAGTTGGAGAGTTACTGCGGCCTTCTCAGTCCGCCGCGAACGCCACCGATTTCGCCGCCTCCTTCGAGGGCCAGGCACCACACCGGCATGTCGAACGCGGAGATGGCCTGGCAGATCGAGAACGAACATCTGCGCGACGCCGAGGAATGCGATTACCAGCAGATGGAAGATCTGATACAGAGAAGATACATAGGCGACGACGACGAGCCCGTGCACACGTCGGACGAAGCAAGCGGCGGCGGGCCATTCTTCATATCGAACGAGCACAGACACCAGCTACGCAGATCGTCCGCCATCGACGAGGAATCTCGTAGGCCGGCGCCTACTATCAGTGTGACGAGAGAGATCGAACAAACGCTTTCACGGCCGCCGATCCGCGACTCCGAAAGTTCCGATCCGAACGACAAGAACCTGAGTACCGTACCTGCTCCAGCTTCGGAGACCATGTGCTGA